Below is a genomic region from Heptranchias perlo isolate sHepPer1 chromosome 26, sHepPer1.hap1, whole genome shotgun sequence.
TGGATAAATTCAATCATGTTGCTGttaaatatgtaatttttaaatttcttttaaaaGAGTTTATTTTGGACAGcaaaaatttcagttactgaggaaaaaagtggcaaatgaaaaaaATTTTAGGAAATATTTGGAATGTGAGAATCTGGTGGCTGGAATATGCATGCCAGTGGACAGATTGTATAATCAGTTTGGCAAGTTTACATTGGCAAAACTCAcaataaatgtggacacaggaatttatattGGAAAAGGTTGACAGAAAAAGCATGACAAAAACATTAAGTCAAACAATGTAGACAGGAAGTgtttgcagatgtaagatttttaatatattatagaaatAGATAATTTTTATTCAAACTAGTTTTTCATTCTGGTTCCAAAGCTATTGAGGGTGAAAATTTTCAGAGGGCTACATAAGTCCTGGGACACACCTGCCCAGGACCACCTCTCCTGTCAAAGTTCCTGGGGTCAGGGAAAGGTCCTTTCATTTGAATATGAATGGGAAGCATTCATGCCACTGGGGCACATCTGGGTCACTCACCCATTTAAGAAGCCACAAAGTAAGAGTGGTCAGCTGCAgaggatgttggatttcccctcTTAAAGAGCTTTGACCTGCACCCAGTGGCTCCCTTTGTAAGGGCATGCATTTAATAAAAAACTTGAAGTATTTGAAGAATTGTAGGCTAAGTTTTTAGGTAAGATGTCTGATATAATGCCTGTTGGCCGAACCTACTAAACAATAAGAGACCTTGTAGTTTTTGTGGCATGTGCATtatttcaaagaggtaggttacataaggttagatctcacgggatccaaggtgaggtagccaattggatacaaaattggattgacgacagaagacagagggtggttgtagagggttgtttttcaaattggaggcctgtgaccagcggtgtgtctcagggatcggtgctgggtccgctgttatttgttatttatattaatgatttggatgagaatttaggaggcatggttagtaagtttgcagatgacaccaagattggtggcattgtggacagtgaagaaggttatctaggattgcaacgggatcttgataaattgggccagtgggccgatgaatggtagatggagtttaatttagataaatgtgaggtgatgcattttggtagattgaatcgggccaggacctactccattaatggtagggcgttggggagagttatagaacaaagagatctgggagtacaggttcatagctccttgaaagtggagtcacaggtggatagggtggtgaagaaggcattcagcatgcttggtttcattggtcagaacattgaatacaggagttgggatgtcttgttgaagttgtacaagacattagtaaggccacacttggaatactgtgtacagttctggtcaccctattatagaaaggatattattaaactagaaagagtgcagaaaagatttactaggatgctaccgggacttgatggtttgacttatagggagaggttggatagactgagacttttttccctggagagtaggaggtttaggggtgatcttatagaagtctataaaataatgaggggcatagataaggtagatagtcaaaatcttttcccaaaggtaggggagtctataacgagggggcatagatttaaggtgagaggggagagatacaaaaaggtccagaggggcaattttttcactcaaagggtggtgagtgtctggaacgagctgccagaggcagtagtagaggcggttacaattttgtcttttaaaaagcatttggacagttacatgggtaagatgggtatagagggatatggtccaagtgcaggcaactgggactagcttagtggtataaaataggtgacatggacatgttgggccgaagggcctgtttccatgttgtaaacttctatgattctatgacactatATATTTAATATGTTTAGCTGAgggttgggggagagaaagagaataaaTAAGAGGAAATGGAATTTTAGAGAACAACATTTCCCTTTCTAGATTTCCACACTTGAAGGCCTCCTCCACCCAGGAAACTGCTGATGGGCTGGATTGAGTTGAGCAGATTTGAATAACCTATAATCTCATTGCGCCTGATCTAGCTATTTTTGGCTAAAACCTGCCAAAGCTAACcaagcaacttttaaaaaatattttcattcttaggatgtgggcgtcactggcaagatcggcatttattgcctatccttagttgtcctgaaaaggtggtgatgagccttcttcttgactcggaggggaacttggagatgatggtgtgcctgtgcacctgctgctcttttccttccaggtggtagaggttgtgggtttgggaggtgctgccaaagaaaccttggtgagttgctgcactgtTTACAATCTTGTAGATTCAACAGTATgcgagtggtggagggggtggatgtttaggccattggttgaggtgccaatcaagcagactgctttgtcctggatggcgttgagcttcttgagcattgttgcagctgcacccatctgggcaagtggagagtattccatcatgctcctgacttgtgccttgtcgatggtggaaaggctttgggtagtcaggaggtgagccactcactgcagaatatccagcctgtgacctgctttagtagccatggcatttatgtggtttTTCCAGGTGAGTTTTTGGTCAATGATGacacctaggatgttgatggtggaggtctCAGCAAAGGTAaagccactgaatgtcaaggggaagtggttaggttctcttttgttggagatagtcattgcttgGTATTTGTGcaacacaaatgttacttgccacttatcagcccaaggcttACAAtacattaataattttaaaatgccAATGTGTATCGTGTGAATTACATGCTTTTCTCAAGAAAAATAGAAAAGGTCACATTGCAATTTTATTTACTATTTAAATCGTATTTTTATACATTTATAAAAGTATCTTTTCTGCTCAACGTTAAAatgatacatttaaaaaaaataaaatgcatcACAAGGCAACTTGGAAGCATCACTAAAGGCCATTTCAGCTTTTCAAATGCAACTTCCAGCAATAGTTGACATCCTTGCAGTTTGCTGCAGTCTCCTTTAGGACCCCTGCTTTACAACtcttgtccgggtcttgctgcatgcagccatggactgcttcattatctgaggaattgcgaatggagcaatcatcagcgaacagccccactttggaccttatgatggagggcaggtcattgataaagctgctgaagatagttgggcctaggacgcgactctaaggaactcctgcagcaacgtcctggagccaagatgattggccttcaacaactacAACCATCTTCCCAATGTCTGTGGCACAAACATTCAAATTCTGTTTTCAATTATAAAagaacacaaatacacacaggcTCAGAGATTCATCCCTCTTTCACTAACCATTTTCAGCAGCAAGGTAGAGTGGTGTTCTCTTTTTAAAGTCCCTTCTGTGAATATTTGCGTGGTGATCATACAAGCATATAacagcttccaaggcatcatgctTTGCTGCATAGTGCATTGGTGTCAGCAAGTCACCATCTGAAACTTGCTCTATTTTTGCTGAAAGAAATTGAATTATTACACCTCAATTATTATATCTTTCCAGTCTGACTATCAAGACGCTTAATTTGCAACAGGTTAAATAGCACTGTTTTCAGCAAAGCATTGATAGGAGGGGATTTATCTAAATTAGATAAGATTCCACTATCTTTGTATTAACTGCAAATGTCCCACACTGCCAGCCACTACCACTACTCTCTGAGGCCAAAGCAACTTGACTCAGTGATGCCCACTATCCTCCACAACAGAGCATTTCAAGAATCACTTGCAGTTCCTGTGGAGCAGTTTATACATCCAAATTCAATGTATGAAAATCTTGCCGTAAGATATTGGGAGTATGTTACTTCCAGAACAGGCATATCTTAATGAAGTGATTTGCAAGATTGTCATAAAATATTAACATTAGAAGGGAAGCCACTGTTAGATAAATCCCTATCCTTGCTTATGCACTTCAATAGTGTTGCTAGTAAAAAAATTAACAGTGaaacttaactttttttttagaagCTATATTGATTCCCCTTTCTCTGCCTCCTGTTGTCTTTGCATTATGCCAGCTTTCAGGCCTTTGCCAAAGCCATTCTCTAACCAGAAGGGCAGTGCATGAGCATACCACTCAGGGTGACTGGCAGTTCAACTTTTCCTCCTAACAGTTACTAGAGGTGAGCTTTTTAATGTCACTTTGGAGAAAGctacacaaaatgtctgctcccAGGCTGCCCCTAATTAGTTAATCTAAAGTATAGTAACAAAGGGCATCTGAGACAGCAATACAAGACATTACCTTTATAATATTCAGGAATCACAAGGAATTTATTAGAATATACCCATTTTTGAAATTGAATTTCTTTTTCAATATTCATTTACTTAAATTTGTAAAATACTGACAACCTAATAGCTTTTAAAGATGTCTTTGTGTCAGATGATTTTCAACAAATAGAGATGCAGATAGTTATAAAGTTATTAGTAAAGTGCAACAAGTATGCATTTGGAGGCATTTTGATTGTTTTCCCCAAAACATTCTTTTCAAATAAATCCATATTCTATAACCTTTGTTCTGGATAAGGAATTCAATCATTTCCACATTGTTTGCAGCAGCTGCTACATGAAGCGCAGTCCTGCCGAACATATCACAGTGATTCACTGCAGCACCTTGCTCCACAAGAAACTCTGCAACATCCACTTTCCAGTTCCGAGCCACCTGCATCAATTACATAAATATGACACAATATCAGGGCGCAATGTCAATATCATATACTTGTTAATGCTTAAACCCCAAGTTTTCTTAATTAAATTAAGAAGAACTTGACAAAATTACCATCAACCTGAAATGGAATAAAACACCTTTCTAGTGTGTTTACTTAGTTGTGCAATTTCCTATATTTATCATTAATGCCATTATCTTGCTTCATTAGTTGTATCTAGGATCATGATCCCCAGTCTCAGCAGCCTGTGCTCGTAAAGAAGGACTTTGGACCCAATGTGTTTCAGGACAGGGAGCCAACGAGTTTGGGAGGACAGCAGTAATAGGAGAGTGGGGCTTAGTGCAGGATAGAATGTAGTGGCAGAGATCTGTACAAATTGGACTTTATGATATTTGAGCTCAGAAGAATGGTAAGAAGAGCTCTGGAGATGTTGAGCCTGGAGGTGATgagggcatggatgaaggtttcagcacagTGGGGGCAAGGTACGGATGGAAGTGTCAGGGATGTGCAAATACATAGTATTGATGGAACAATATGGGATTTGAGGCTCAGCTCAGGGTGAAACATGACACCAAGGTTGTGCACCATCTGATTCAGTCTGATTGAGCAGCCAGGGTAAGGGAGGGCATCAATTACTAGAGTGAAGTGCTTTTGGTGGGAGACAATcaggatggctttggtctttctcATGTTAAGTTGCAGAAAATGTTGACTCACCCATGACTTGGTAATTGTGGAGTCAAAAATGGTGGCAACGACAAGGTAGAGCTGGATATCATCAGCAATACATACAGAAGTCAATCCCATGTTAAATGAGGAACAGTGTGAAGAGGAAGAATAGGAGCACGTCAAGGACAGGACATTGGAGAATTCCCATGCTGATTATTTGGGGCAAAAGGAGAAGCTGTTGCAGGAGATGTGCTGCTGCATTAAGATAGGTATGAGtgaatggaaccaagcgaggagACAGGCCATGGAGGAGGACAGAGTGCTTGACCATGTTTAACATCAAAAAGAAGGATCGCACACCATGGTCTCAGTCAAAGAATGTCAGTGACATTGACCAAAATGATTCATGTGCTGTGAGCAAGATGGAAACTGAACTGAAGAGATAAAACAGGAAATGAGGACAGAGGTAAGTGCGGGGGAAGAGTGGCAATGATATCTCAGGGACATGAAAGAGAAAAGGGatgttggagaggatggagggggtCACTGGTCAAATACAATTCCATGATTCCTTTATAAAAATTAGGATTATATAGAAAATAGTAAAAAAAGATTTGTACTGGAGACCCAGATTTTATACAGTTATGTGGTCAGGTTTGATAAAGGATCTATTGGTTGAGCGCTACCTAATCTCAGTTATGATTCAGGTAATTGCCCTTAAATCAGTTTGAAAAGTAGGTGTTCCAATATATAATCCACTAATAGATATGCAAGATTAAGTACATTTTACCTCATGCAGAACAGTGTGTCCATACGTATCCATGAAATTTACGTTAGCGCCATTTTTTAAAAGTATCTCCAGGTAACTTAGATCAACCTAACAAAAAAAAGGGCATGTCAAGACAGAAATTCAAACTTACTTAATATTTGACAAGAAGCAagagggtagattttcatctttgctGCGTCAGGGGATGCTCAGTTCCCAGGTGCAGCAaagaggaggtgggggtggagatcTGTTATATTAGCTCCCTGCATCTACAGCAGTGCCCTGGAATTTTCTTGGTGGATGTTCTGCAATGGGAGCCCCAGAAGCAGGCGATGCATGACCCTCCACAGACCGAAGGGTCTGCAGGGgttccaggaacacctcgatgaCGGTGTCTGCCTAAAGGTAATTTGATGTACCTACCTGTTCTTAATAAACAAGGATCTTTGGGCCTCATACCCAGCAGGCTGCTTCTGGAGAGCAGTAGTCCTTGGTGCCGGCTGCCAGCTACAGACTTCTCATGCTCATACCTGTGCTCCTATTCGAGTGAAACCCCTCCCACCAGCCGCCGCGCCTCCCCCCATTTCCAGTGCATAGCCCTACTCCCACAATAGGTGCAGTGCATCTCTGACacactgggctataaattgggccatgtagcacccgtttttTTAGGCGCTATGCGACCTCCTAacgtcccaaaatggcatccggaacgcATGCGCATGCGCAGATAATGAATGCCGGAACCATGTAAagcaaggagaatatgcgttagatgagtgtgcaacgctgatttaaaggaatagataccattttggcactcaacaccccagccaatgcactgtcttaaccacaaatagctgaacatgtcgtagacggcctggaggaccccccccaacccagcactatttaaagggaccatgcaggatttacaggttagttgctggattattgcttctggctgctgatgcatttgtacctgtttttggagatctcctatacgtgaatactaggaccaggggacctagcctaaaatttagagccaggacttgcaggagtgaagttaggaaacacttctacacgcaaagggtggttgaagtttggaacgctcttctgcaaatggctgttgatgctagctcaactgttaactttaaatctgagatcgatggatttttgttatccaagggtattaagggatatggggctaagatcggtatatggagttaggtcacagatcagctgtgatctcattgaatggcagaacatgctcgaggggctaaatgccactgctacttgctgcctcctgttatgcatcactttctcctgcaagaaagcgggatgtgtgtcggtgagcgTCCTGCAGGATGTGTAGGTGATGTgattgtcatggttgaatagctgccagtgtgtgtgatctgagttgtgggtatgtggcttgcaacagtggtaatgtgtgagggtgagaggaagcatctgattggaagagttgagtactgattgaaagaatttgttgcTAGTTGGGTGAAGGGGGGTATAGTGCGTGGaggagtggatgcagctagtggtgcagttggtcggagatgccacttgacagttgacctcactcaccttggccactcatgtcaaagcactgaacttcttcctgcatttcatccatgttcatggtgctatgcgcctggcattgactttgttccctactgcctcccaatgcctcttgagcatatgtctggagggcctcttgcctcactgcatatataggatgcccctccttccttccacctcttgcacctaggcctctagtgcatcatcagaggaccttggtgcacgctctctcgcaggcctggtacaaactcagatcggaatATTGGTGAGGTCAagcttgcagattggaggatgtgggatttagtagtgcgcaaccattattcaatgttttcacATAACTCAACAGCTTGTAGACATAGGGacaggatctgcatctgtgtcttacgtgtgcgatgtctgatctccgttcagacccgtattttattttttgcaaataagaggtgcaggctgcctttaagaggtgcgggcCATTCATGCGATATCTGGGCCCTCCTACTGGTAAGAAGTCACTGAAcaacgcagctaggcctggctgctcgcactggaatcaggtaaatgaccaggcagaacgaatctcatgtgctgcctgcatcagaacgaccgggcacgggttaattgtGCACCACGACACCCACGctcggattcgggggttatcaaatttaacctCCAACAAGTTTATATGGtgtatggtggggggtgggggagaggaaatCTGGACCTCAGTACAGTTCCGGAAACTTCTTGTCAAAACAATTATAAACGAAGcattttttgggggaggggagaattatAGGCACACTTGTTTATCCTACAAGTTGAAACAATCGTGCACTGAAACAGTTACTCACAAATAAGTTAAACatagaaggcattcagcatgcttggtttcattggtcagaacattgaatacaggagttgggatgtcttgttgaagttgtacaagacattagtaaggccacacttggaatactgtgtacagttctggtcaccctattatagaaaggatattattaaactagaaagagtgcagaaaagatttactaggatgctaccgggacttgatggtttgacttatagggagaggttggatagactgagacttttttccctggagagtaggaggtttaggggtgatcttatagaagtctataaaataatgaggggcatagatatggtagatagtcaaaatcttttcccaaaggtagaggagtctataacgagggggcatagatttaaggtgagaggggagagatacaaaaaggtccagaggggcaattttttcactcaaagggtggtgagtgtctggaacgagctgccagaggcagtagtagaggcgggtacaattttgtcttttaacaagcatttggacagttacatgggtaagatgggtatagagggatatgggccaagtgcaggcaattgggactagcttagtggtataaactgggcgacatggacatgttgggccgaaaggcctgtttccatgttgtaaacttctatgattctattatgttACACCAAACTGTATACTGTAGGTAAGTACTTTAGGAACAGATTACTGAACTAACATTAAAACATTCTTTTAAttatactagtcaatctcccgtGGTATTGTACATGAGGAGTCAAGAGTAAGTGCAGTCTTCAAGTCAAGGAGAGTTAGAGGGTGCAAATTGCACCATGGCTGAGGTAAGGCTGCAAAGATTGGGGGCAGAGGGATAAAATATAGCATGgtacagcaggggggggggggggggggaggagaaggtatACCGGGTTGGGGCAAGGTAGATACTGGTGGGATGGGGAAAGAGGAAGTTACAGCAGAGCTGGAGGGTGAGGTAAGTAAAGCGATAGAAGAGGAGAGTTAGAGATCTTCAGGGGATGGCAGATAATCAAAATTTGCCAAAAGATGTCAGAggctaaaggaagtggctacactGTTGGAACCAGCGACGAGTTGGGGGAACTGCGGATGGGTTGCAGTATGGGGAGGAGATGAGGGAGGATAGGGAAAAGGGAAGGGGGAAGCGTCCGCTCTGCTTACCAGCCCGCCCCTTCTGTTTAACAGCAACATTGCCGcgcctcttcccccagtgtttgttaAGTGGCTTCCCTGGCTGGTGGGGTGCCCTTGTTTAATCGCTCGCCCACTCACCTCACTGGTtttgtaatactgtggcctgTCGCTTGCTGCTGCTGCCCCCCAAAGCTCTATGGTAACCGGAGAGAAAAGCCAGTAGAATTTAGAATTTGGTTTCTGGGTTTGAAGGCAAAAGGTGCACTCTTAAGTCTAAAAATATTTGGCTATTACCTCATTTGAAGTTTTCAGATTGATGAACTGTTCAAAGAAGGCTCTGCTGGTCATTTTTGATTGTTGCTGAACTAAACTCAGTTCAGAATCGTCAAATTCATCGATTATTATAGTTGAAAAAGTTTCTGACGATATAGAACCAGATTCAGAAGAAATTATGGTGGGGATGAGAAAAAAGTTACAGTGTTAAAACAAATTCCCAACTGAACATCTCAGTGCATAATGTGACAACCTGATTTATTAAAGTTATCCCTCAAAGGCATGCTGCTCTCCCATGGGCTTATCTCTTCCTTCTATTTTATGAAAACATAAAACATGTAAAGCCTATTTGGGCCACCCACTATCAATGCCATAGAGAATAGCTCCCACAACCTCTACCTGCAGCAAAATGAGAGAAACCCAGTTCAAGTGTATCTCACTCCACACAAATTCCACCTGGCCCTTAGATAAGTGTTCATGAATTTCAAGCTATACAAGCATACAATTGCATACTCTTGTCATGGTTCTGCCTCTAACCTGTAAGGACAGAGGTTCTGAAGGTTAATGGGAGTTGTGATGGACATACCATCTGAGTTGAGCCACAAAAAGGTGTCTTCCTCAGATTATGtagtattatataaaaattacATCATGGATACAACCCATTCagtccaaccagtccatgttgatgCTTATCCTCCACAACAGCAGTAGTCCTaaatcccatgtgcccaccctgttcctatatccctttattcccctttcttccaatcacctatctaacctattattAAATGTTCTCTGCTTCAGTCGCTAACTTCAGTAGTgcatttcacagcctcacaaccctgttAAAATTTTTCTCTAGCTCTCTGAccaaaatctcttgcatttaatcttacgTCTGTACCCCATTGTGCAAGACCCCATAATTATTAAAAACAGTGCTTCTATCTgctctgtcccatcctttcataattttaaacacgtcTTTCAAATCACCTCATTATCTTAtctgttttaaataaaacagcctcaatatttcatatttttatttcctcatacca
It encodes:
- the LOC137342763 gene encoding uncharacterized protein, which gives rise to MSFVLLTPASSNSSEESGYIFPKGDPKKLSQSSLSVVGHVRSEDLSTSFLETFSTIIIDEFDDSELSLVQQQSKMTSRAFFEQFINLKTSNEVDLSYLEILLKNGANVNFMDTYGHTVLHEVARNWKVDVAEFLVEQGAAVNHCDMFGRTALHVAAAANNVEMIEFLIQNKGYRIWIYLKRMFWGKQSKCLQMHTCCTLLITL